TCAGCTACGGCAGGTACGGGTTCACCGTCAGTACCTTTACGTGCGAGACCTTCGAACACAGCGTTAATAACTGTGTTGGACGCATTGTCTTGAGATTGTCCCGGATCCAATGTAGGAGGCTCGGAAGCGAAATTCATACGGAAGACTTGTTCTTTAGGTTTTCCGTTGTCACCTTTGGCGCTCTGGTCATCGTTTTTGTTGTTGGATCCGCATCCGGCCAACACTGTACCGATGGCAAGAATCAGCGTCAAGAGTAGCAATAGGCTTTTGTGTTTCTTCATCTTGCAGTTTCCCCCTCATAGATTTTAGGTATATGCTTACCGATTATACAACCAGTGGTCAAAAAAATCCATTAAAAGCCCCACAGAAATATCTCCCTGTGAGGCATTTGACACATGATTGTAAAAGTTTTCTTATGTTACTTTTCCCTTACATGACTTTAAATATGTATTGGACCAATCCGAAAAATGTAAAAATTATGTAACTTATGCTCATCGTTACAAATGCTAGACGCCAAACGACACGCAGCAATCGCTTTCCGTCAACCCGCCCCTTCCAACGGTTTTGAGCCCCCCCGATCAATCCCGCCGTTATTAGGAGTAGAAGAAGAATTAAGTAAAACCCGAATTTGGTTTGGAACAAGTTATTAAACAGAGCGGATACGGAAATTAATAAAAACACAGTAGTTACATCCATTGCAAGTTTCATCGCCTGTCTCTTGTCTTTCTTGCGCAGAGTAACGATCAAGTAAACCAGAATGAAAGGTATGACGGGTACAACACTCATAATAATGAGAAGATCCATTCTCACGCCTCCTAAACATGAATACCTTCTATCAGCCGCCATAAAAGACGGTGGACCGGTGTGGATACACCAACACGTTCCGCCATACGGACTATACTTCCGTTTATCGATGAAACTTCTGTTGTACGTCCTTCCAGGACGTCCTTGAGCATCGAGGACGTGTTACCCGAAGTTGCTTGACACACCTGAAGTATCTGCTCCCACAGGTCGGTCTCCCAGGGAATATTGCAAGCCGAATATACGGCAATACCTTCTTCATAGAGTTCCTTCATAAGGTGCATACGCTCCTCAGATTCCAGAAGCTCCCCGTTCGGAATCCGCCATACGGCGGTTAATGGATTGATCACAGCATTCATCAACAATTTCCGATAGATCATGATATCCAATTCTTTCGACAAAAAAACGTCAAATCCTGCTCTTTCCAGCTGAACAGCGAGCGCTTTTTCAGATTCGCTTCCCTCAGAAGGATCTGCCTTCTCATCATCCGAAAAAGAACTCCCCGCTTGTCCAACCCAGGTTGACCCCTGTCCGGCATGCGTGACTTCCGAAAGTCCGCTTCGCTTTGCGCCTTCAGTCGTCACTGCAGCATATAGTGTCCAGGCAGGCAGCTCTCGTCTCAACCTTTCCATGTGACCCGTTCCGTTCTGAAAACATAGGAGTCTCCGGTGTTTCGACGAATAAGGAGCAAACAGTTCTTCAACCACTTTAGTTATTCCCGTCTGTTTGACCATCAGAAATATATAATCATCTTCACCCGCCCCTCCAATCTCATGATATCTTGAGATTGGCTCTGCCTGGAAAGATTCAGACGGAACATGAATTGAATCTTGCTCCCTTATAACCGTAATTCCGTTTGAGCGCAGCTGCTCAGCCTGCTCCTTACTGCGGCACCAAAAAGTTACATCCGCTCCGCTGGCAGCAAGTCTGCCTCCGTATAACAGCCCCAGTGAACCTGCGCCAATAATATGAATAGTCATTTGTGAAATCCCCCGTCCATGTATGTCATATCAACTTCTAGTATATATCAAGAACATTTCAGACCATACAAATAACCCGTTCCGGCGCATCCATAATGCGCGTAGAGCGGGTTATAAGCCTATGCCTTCTTCAGGCTATTCAATTCGTTCGAGATTACCGTTTGCATCCATTTTGAAACGGGTCTTGAGCTCTTCTTCCTCTTCATTTAAGAAAGCAAGTCTTCTAGCCCGATCCATAATTTGAATCAATGCCTTGTAGTCATCATTGACGACATGATAGTCTGTCTTCACTTCACTAACTTCTTTCAATAGACGAGCATTCTCTCCTCGGAGTTTAGCCAGTTCTTCTTCCTTCTCACGCAGATTTCTCTCAAGCATTTTGTACTGGCGTCCGCTTTCCTGCAGTCCACCCTTCCATTGGCGGAGGAACCGGATTACCGCATCGATAGAAAGTGTTTCTTCACTGGCTCCCTCACTCTTATAGCTCTCCTGCTCGAATTCAGCATGGACCAAACCTGCCACTTGAGGTCCTGCAGATGTTGGCTGTTTCTTGTAATAGCTTCGTTTTTGACGTTGAGATTTCGCCAAACTAATCGCTTCCTCGTATTTCTTGCGCACACAGCTGTTCCACCTGAATCCACAGGCAGCTGATGTCCGGCCAATCCGTTCTCCGACCTCTTCAAATGCTGCTAACTGTGTACTGCCTTCCCGAATGTGACGAAGGGTCACCTCCGCTAAAATCAAATCATCCTCTACGCTCCATGCATCCTGTCTCACTGCTGACATACCATAAAACCCTCCTAACGACATCCTAAAATAACCGTCTTCAATACCGCATAACTCGGTTGCTGAATAGGGTATAAAAGCTGCTTAATTCATTTCTATGCCTCTCATAGAGTTCATAGAATCTATTTGATACTAAAATGTATTTCCATTTTAAATACAGAACATACACCTACAGTCGGATTTGTAGTAAAAATACGACTCCATTCCATATTTCAAGTACATAAATCACATTTATTCGAAATTTCAGCTTGATTTCGCCAGTTAGACATTTACACGATTTTACCATGACGTTATAATGTACATAGCAATAAGCATTGTCCGTACATATGAGAGGAGGATATGATCGTGGCACGCATGTTTCGAGTACTCGGTTTTTTCACACTGACCATCGGTTTGATGGCTTTTGCCGGGGGCTTGGTTGAAATGGCTCTGCTCTTCTTCCTGCAGACGGCGTTTTTCGTGATTCTGGGATATTTGAACTTCACGGAGAGAACCTATATTCTTCTCTTCTGGGCTTATATGATCGTGACCTTTACCGGCTTCAGCTATTGGACGATCTTCGAAATGGGCCTACCACTCTAACATCCCAGCTTATGAAAACAGATAAAAAAGCGATCAGGCAGTCTTTTGCCGGTCGCTTTTTTAATGCGCTTACATACTGCTTCATCTGAATTAACGGCTATATTTAAATAAGACAAGGGTTGATATTTGAGCACTACACGTCATATATTGGTTAAAATGAAGGGATTGCGTATTCCTGAGAAACCAGACATTTTTATCAAGGGGGATACCCGTTTGATTGCGCATAAACCACGCCTATACATAATACTTCTCCTCTGCATGCTGCTTATCATTGGTACCGCTGTAGGTCCCAAAACCGCATTTGCTCTTCCTGAGACGACAGCAGTCGACTCGGAAGAAGCACGAAAGCTGCTTGAGGACAGCCTATCTATTGTGGAAATCGATCATGAGATCGAACGAATCGGAAAGAGACAAAAAGAGCTTGAACAAATCCAAAGCTCTCTGGAGACCAAAATATCAAACATCGAACTGCAAATCCAAGAACGCCAAGAACAGGCCGGTATCGTTCTAAGGGCTTACTATATGGGAGAACGTGAAAGTCTGCTCAACCTGCTTCTGTCTGCACAAAGTCTAACCGGATTTTTCAGAATACTGGATTTTTACGATCTGATTATACAAAATGACCAAGCCATCTTAAGAGCTTACAATCAACAGTATAAAGAGCTTGTGTCTGCTCAAATGAAAGCTTCCCGTAATGCAGCCCAGCTGACGGAAGTTAAAGATAACCTTGTCAAGCAGAGAGCGCGTGTGCTGGCACTGGAGGAACAGGTGAATGGGGCACTTGCTTCCAGCAGCAATCCCCAGGCTATGGCTAAGTTAATCGAGGAATTTACGTTGTATTGGGAGAACGTCGGTATCTATGAGGTTAAACGCCACTTTCAGGCTCTGGCTGGTGCTATGAATAACCTCCCTACCTTTATCCAGGGCAGCAAGAATATGCTTAAGACGAACGGAAAAGAATATACGATTAACATTAATGAAAATGATTTAAATGAATTTTTGAGGTCAGAGAATGAATTGTTTAACACCTTTGCATTTCATTTTGACGATGGAAAAATATCTGCCGAGGGAGAAAGCGGTAACTTATCACTTCTCATTGAAGGACGTTACACCATCATAAATGATCCCGAGAACGCTATAATGTTTCAGATCGACAAGCTTGTATTCAATCGGATCGAACTGCCTGATACGACTAGGCAAGCACTCCAGAACGAGTTCGATATGAACTTTTATCCCAAACAGCTCGTTTCCTTCCTAAAGGCAACGGAGGTTAGCACTGATAATAAGGTCCTGTATGTTAAACTTGAGCTCGACATGTAAGAGTGCGAGATAAAGATCCACTTTACTCCGAAGTTTATACTTTCTTATCGCTTAAAAAGAAAAAGCTGCCGAAATCGGCAGCTTTTCTTGAATTATTTAGATGAAACCTTATACTGTTCCCGAAACTCTTCTACAGTCATATGACCGTTCAAAAGGTCACTCACTAACCTCGAATACATTAAAAAGCCGTCCCCGCGTCCGAAATCCAGTTTCACAGCTTCTTCACGTTCCAATAGCGATCGAAGCCGGTCCAAAGATTCTTTCCAGCTCTCCGAACGATTGATAGCGCTGTCAGTAATACTGTAAAAATCGGACAATGCTGGTAATTTACCTGTACTTTCAGCCCATTTACGCTCCATTTCTTTCGATGTCATCTCAGAAACCCAGGCCATCGCAAGCTGAGATGACTCGCTCTGTGAGGTTACAGCAACACTTCGGGAACGAACAACAGGTTTTCGTTTTTCCTTGCTGTAGTCTGGAAGCCAAAGTCGATATCCCTCAGGAAAGTCCCTCCTAAAGACGGAATAAGCTGCGATAGCGACAGAAGCGTTATCGCCTTCTATCTCCTCCATCAGAGCCGCTACGTCATCTGTCAGCTT
Above is a window of Paenibacillus uliginis N3/975 DNA encoding:
- a CDS encoding RsfA family transcriptional regulator, which encodes MSAVRQDAWSVEDDLILAEVTLRHIREGSTQLAAFEEVGERIGRTSAACGFRWNSCVRKKYEEAISLAKSQRQKRSYYKKQPTSAGPQVAGLVHAEFEQESYKSEGASEETLSIDAVIRFLRQWKGGLQESGRQYKMLERNLREKEEELAKLRGENARLLKEVSEVKTDYHVVNDDYKALIQIMDRARRLAFLNEEEEELKTRFKMDANGNLERIE
- a CDS encoding ketopantoate reductase family protein, yielding MTIHIIGAGSLGLLYGGRLAASGADVTFWCRSKEQAEQLRSNGITVIREQDSIHVPSESFQAEPISRYHEIGGAGEDDYIFLMVKQTGITKVVEELFAPYSSKHRRLLCFQNGTGHMERLRRELPAWTLYAAVTTEGAKRSGLSEVTHAGQGSTWVGQAGSSFSDDEKADPSEGSESEKALAVQLERAGFDVFLSKELDIMIYRKLLMNAVINPLTAVWRIPNGELLESEERMHLMKELYEEGIAVYSACNIPWETDLWEQILQVCQATSGNTSSMLKDVLEGRTTEVSSINGSIVRMAERVGVSTPVHRLLWRLIEGIHV
- a CDS encoding DUF2626 family protein, which produces MARMFRVLGFFTLTIGLMAFAGGLVEMALLFFLQTAFFVILGYLNFTERTYILLFWAYMIVTFTGFSYWTIFEMGLPL
- a CDS encoding coiled-coil domain-containing protein, with product MIAHKPRLYIILLLCMLLIIGTAVGPKTAFALPETTAVDSEEARKLLEDSLSIVEIDHEIERIGKRQKELEQIQSSLETKISNIELQIQERQEQAGIVLRAYYMGERESLLNLLLSAQSLTGFFRILDFYDLIIQNDQAILRAYNQQYKELVSAQMKASRNAAQLTEVKDNLVKQRARVLALEEQVNGALASSSNPQAMAKLIEEFTLYWENVGIYEVKRHFQALAGAMNNLPTFIQGSKNMLKTNGKEYTININENDLNEFLRSENELFNTFAFHFDDGKISAEGESGNLSLLIEGRYTIINDPENAIMFQIDKLVFNRIELPDTTRQALQNEFDMNFYPKQLVSFLKATEVSTDNKVLYVKLELDM
- a CDS encoding DUF3397 domain-containing protein → MDLLIIMSVVPVIPFILVYLIVTLRKKDKRQAMKLAMDVTTVFLLISVSALFNNLFQTKFGFYLILLLLLITAGLIGGAQNRWKGRVDGKRLLRVVWRLAFVTMSISYIIFTFFGLVQYIFKVM